In Mya arenaria isolate MELC-2E11 chromosome 1, ASM2691426v1, the genomic stretch GTTATTGTACATACCATTGGtttaattaataatgaaaagtGATGTTTTCATATCCAAtatcatattaataataaacttgtttcatttaaagcgATATAGACCATGTTTTTGCTGGTTTCTTTTCCTCTGTTGTGTTAAGTGGTAATAAAGCTGTTTATCTGACTGATGTATTAGTCAGTCCAATCAGTACCTAAAGCTTAATTTCGTTGTCATACAAACATACACtgaaaatagaaagaaaaacagCTTAGTTCATTAGCATTGGATGGTCAAATTACAATGCTAGAAAAAAAGCGCCAACCTTATAATCCAGAATGTATTTCATACTATAAAGCAGTCCCGTATTCAAAGGATGCACGTTACGGTACTTACTGTTTATGTACCAAACAATTAAATATGATGTGTTTCTACGTCCAGTGAAATTGTATATTACATTGTACTTATTGAACCAAAGATTGACATACTTCATTTATCGTTGTCATTATTTTAGCAATCATTTAGCTAgtttttgtgtttaaacataTCTATGTATTACTGTGATTTcgacaatatttttcaatttaaatgtttttgcgGATGAAAACGTTTTCCCTTCACATTTGAAAATTCATTGATCCTAATACCTCGGGAACTGCCCATTGGCTTCTCCTTGGTGCACTACATGTTTACATGAAACATATATAGGTATCCTTTGGAGGTGACGCTACATGCGACATGTCTAACGTCGATGGCGATGATAGACCGCTACTGCGCAATCGTGTACGCCATCAAGTCTCGCAACTGGCGCACCACGACAGCCTTAATGGTCGTCTGCATGATTGTCTGGCTAGGTATTGTCTTGAATCGTATTTTTATTACCTTACATACTTATAATGGCATGTAGCAGAAagaaacaaattcatttttttatttaattaaacctacaaataaatttatgttaatatttaaatgcactaacacatctttgaaTCCTTATGATAAATTGATTTTCTTAACTGGCATTGACTAGACACTTGCTACTTACTGTGCTTTAGAGAGCTGCTGGTGAATCCATACATCTAAACGCAATGTCTCGAGGACAAATGTCACGGTCACAATGATTTTGTTTGAACACAATGTTTGCTATAATTACTCTAAAATGACTTGTTAAATTTGTTGagatttgttgtttgtttctcaTTAAATAGTTGGTCCTTGATATTTAATGAAGGCAAATGGCTAACGTTACGACTATTGggatttcaaaatgatatagAGTCAAAGTTAAAGCTGCCGAGACAGGCCCCGTGGgttaaatgaaatttgttttgcTGAGAGGAACTGGTTAATTCAATGACACTcgaattaaaattatattaaaactgGAGATTTCTCTCTCCAAGTGCATGCATTCTAGTTGTCTTACGTATTCTTTAGCCCTAGAATCTCATTTATTGAAATctatataatgttaaatgaatgtCATCCAAAGAATGTGATTGTCTTTTTTGAGTCTCGATACACTGAGAAACACTGTGTGAGTTTTAAAACATGTGTGAATTCTGAAGTAATATATTTcctaaatacatttgtattaacaGTATCGATCATCATCTCACTGCCGTTCGCCATCTACTTCCGGACAACTGTCCAAATAGGAGGCCATATTTACTGCGAGGATATATGGCCGGAGCCGAAGCAGGTGTACGGCAAGGCGTCCATTACACTCGTGGTGCTCGCTACATACGTTGTGCCCCTAACGGTTATCATATACTGCTACGCTAAGATACTGCAAACGCTTTGGAGAAACAAGATGGCGCATGGGGTtagtattgtattatttttcaatatgttctctacatgtatcatgtatgaTGCGCCatgatattgaaaacattgcCGAAAATTGAACAGAAACAAGTAAGTGTCCCTACAATTTTCTATGATGgtaaaaacactttgaaataCAAGATGGTTCATTGAGTACGTTTTTAATACGTTACATTTCTACTACTCCTGAAAACGATATTTGGAAGCACGAACGGCATAGTGTTTATAACACAGAGTATGAAAAGACAAGCTTGGTATACCTAAGGCTTAATCAAATTTAGGCTGTCCGTTGACCGTTATGTTAGATACAATAGTTGCGTAACCTTGCAAGGTCTCTGACatcaaataacatcaaattgAGTGTTATTAAGTATGATATTGAAATCTAAGTCATATATTGATGTCAAACTAAAGTGGACtacaaaatagtttcatttatCACGTTTCAAGTATATTTTAGACAAGTAGCAGTCATCGTTTGTATGAAAactcaaaatttaaacaagattgCGTTTGGTTATCAGTAcggaaaaataataatgtagtCAGAAAATGTGTCTTTTTGCTTATTGGATTAGCTTTAACTGATTTCATAATATAAAGCTCGAAGGCACTAGTATGGTCATTTACTTTTCGTAAAAATGTGATAAAGTGGTGCTCCAGGTAATATTACATTTCATaagcaataatatttttttaaggaaaGCATGGCAAGAAATGATGTATAAAACAAGCGACAAAGACATAACAGGAATTATTTATATAGACGCTTACTGACACActatttagttattttatgagaataatgatattgtgtattaaatagtgtagaaatataaatataataacggCTGAACTCATCGTAGATAAGGAGAATATCatagataaatatattgtattttcaattagacactttttacataaattggttttattatgcAAGCAGAGAAATGACATTGAAATGcctttattttaagttaatattagtatatataaatataaacagtacTAATAAGTCCATTGACTGTGTAAGTGTCCAGTATAAAACCACATCATTCCTATTTCCAGACGCAGTCAAAtgggatcatgtccaaaaagaCACAATTACAAGACAAGAGGCGAAAACGCGTCACCAAGCTGGTGGCGTCTGTCGTTATCGTGTTTGCTGTATCCTGGCTTCCTATCCATATTCTTAACATCTGGTTTAAGTACGACCCTCTTTTTCCGCGAACACCGACCATGTACGTCATGAAAATCGTTTCTCACACATTATCGTACTCTAACTCGTGCGTGAATCCGTTTGTATACGCCTTCCTTAGCGACGGGTTTCGTAAGGCTTTCCGCAAGACTTTCCCTTCCATTGCAAATCGATACCGGATTTGCGGCGGTCCAGTGGATGACTGCGTTACACAAGTGGGTTTAGTTGATAGGACTGAGCACAACTCAAAGTCTACAATGACAACCGTTTTAAACAATCACCAAGAGGAGAGAAAGCTGATGCAGACGGACTTATGAGGCATTTCACTACAATTAAATACGCCGAACGCCTCTGGATGACTGCCCATGAATTCCTATATATCTCACAGTTTTTTTACACGATTCAATATAACTGTTTTAGCCAGATGACGAATGGACATATATACTTACTTAAAAATCGAAGAGAGTTTGCTATACCAGGCAACCTAGCCTTCaattcaaatacaatatgtttaatacACTATAAAAggttgaaaacataattatttataatggtTTACTTTAGTACTACTTAATCTCACGTTATTTTCTGACATcagtaaaggaaaaaaaacacatttatttgttgaTGTACATGATCGTTTGGTGAAAGTCATACTACAATTGTATTTGGACGATTTTTATTggtcattttaataattgttcgcTTAAGCATTGCCATAAATTTCCGAAAAATCGTATCAAAATCGCTTAATATAATTATAGCTTGCGTATGTTAACTTATACCATCATACCATTATGTGCGGTACTTTTGTATAAAGTCATCtgataatttgaaacaaatgtcgACTTCATAGAAAATAACATGTGCTTCTGCATGGATCTGTTCTTCTGAGAGTGTGTGAAATTATTGTGGTGTTACTATTTTTGCTTAAATGCGCATCGAAGACATCAAGTTTATATGACTTATTCTCGGAATTGCAGGTGGTTTAATTTTGCAGTCCCTAACGAATGAATTGTATATCAAAGCTTCATAATTCCCTGTCCTTTTGATTGTTATGATATACCTATACCAAAACGAAAGTATTTTTGTTGCTGCATTATCTTGACTTATGTTATAGTAGTTGTCATTGTTTTGGGAAATCATGTTTGTATGAGCATTTGCATATTGTCTTTCttcgataaaaaaataaacagtgaaaTAGATGGCACCCGGTAGAAAAGTGTTAAAAGTCATGACAGTAaggtaaatttatattaatattttattacaaaaagaaTTAAGTTACATAAGTAGCAAATAAAACGCACATGAATCGATGAAAATGAACAACGGCTAAGATGCAGTTCACATCGCAGAAAACAATGTTCCAAGTGTGTACCACAAACCAAAACGTGCACACGCTTAATATTACTTTAAGGGCTTATATGCTTTACGTATAGCAGGATACACATATACAAggaatatacatattttcatcaatattcCCATCTTAAACTCATCTTAATACTTTCTCTGCACAAATTTTCTTTACGCACAATATCATTACAATTTCAAAACGTgataatatttgtgtattttccCCAATATAACTTTTTCGGAAACGACTCGCAACACATCGAGGAAATTGTGAACAAGCTTTGTCCCAATGAGACGTTTATAACTGCAACATCAGACCTCAAAATGAAGTGTCAACAAGACAAATGTGGCCAGTTCCTTTTATGAGGACTTatcaaaaaacaatttcaaatgtcTTGCTATGTTTGTGAAATTAATATCTTCTGTTATATGTAGTCTTTGTTTTGAAAgtcaatattattatgttaatgCGTTGTGTATGATTCCATTGAAAATAGTTGTTATATATGTGAgattatataagattgcttaaATGTTAGCGGCATTATATTGGAATGACGTCCTAATGATCCCCATTTTGCGACGGAAactaaacaatgtttaaaaatgaatgacatTCATGTCATATAATTTCTTCATATGacaattattaacaataaattatgtttctttttcaaatgttgCCTATGATTCATTAACAAGCACTGATCGTGATTTATACTAGGAAGACTGACAATAACACCCCCGATATAGgttctctttttttctttcttttttctctGCAAGGACACGTCCAATAGTCCTAGTTAAATCGTAAAcccttttttattgttgttttatttttaaacaataaactaattatggattattttatattattttatataagtcCTTTCATGCACAAACTATTACAATCGCTTATCACTTCGCATGCATGCATTAAACAATCGTGTACAAATTACtacatgttgttttgtgtaCATGGAATTTGACAACATGGTGGAATAGagtagtatttgttttattcaaacaatatcatgtttattgCCATAAATGCTTTAACTATAACTTGTTACTGTCGTTTAAACCTTATTGAAttataataaagttattaatcCATATTTCTTGTGTCTGCAGACAATTTTTAAAGAAGTAGCTATACACAGGTTGataaacttatcaataaatgtcCGATAAAGCTGATGATCTATATTGTACACCGCATACTTCACTGCAACTTGGCAATAACCGTTAAAAGAGCTATGAATATGTCATAGTCACCATTATGCGGTAAGAACAGATTGAATGTCTTGAAGCACCGGGAAAAGCTCTACGACGCATCACAAATGACCATTTATCTTGGCAATAATCGTCTTAGAGAGCCATTACAATATTAAAGCCATCGGTAAAACAGGAACGTTTTCTTAACATACGAGAAATGTCCATTCATTGCATTTAGACTTGAAAAAAACGGCCAGTAAATATAGTTACCATGTATCGGTAACTATTTCGTATATTGA encodes the following:
- the LOC128226867 gene encoding galanin receptor type 1-like → MAMIDRYCAIVYAIKSRNWRTTTALMVVCMIVWLVSIIISLPFAIYFRTTVQIGGHIYCEDIWPEPKQVYGKASITLVVLATYVVPLTVIIYCYAKILQTLWRNKMAHGTQSNGIMSKKTQLQDKRRKRVTKLVASVVIVFAVSWLPIHILNIWFKYDPLFPRTPTMYVMKIVSHTLSYSNSCVNPFVYAFLSDGFRKAFRKTFPSIANRYRICGGPVDDCVTQVGLVDRTEHNSKSTMTTVLNNHQEERKLMQTDL